From a region of the uncultured Desulfatiglans sp. genome:
- a CDS encoding putative Glycosyl transferase family 2 (Evidence 3 : Putative function from multiple computational evidences): protein MKVSVIMPVYNRERYVCQAIDSVLQQTYKDFEFIVIDDGSTDRSADLIASFSDSRLHYLRQRHSGISAAMNHGLQVASGQYIARLDSDDIWLPQMLASQIAILEKETDIGVAYAKAQQIDETGNRMTEVRGKEMHFPGDSLKSMLFEDFTCNITVVARRGCFALAGPYDTSLHGNEDWDMWLQIAKHCKFKFNNQILAFFRSHSGNITKNTSPFFDKILESRIHVLDKAFADGYISSKYMNLKPIAYSNVYISVGCHLLIASKYNKTLSAFINSLNVNAFSAKILIRIIFLVFTICAKKMF from the coding sequence ATGAAGGTCTCTGTTATCATGCCTGTTTACAACCGTGAAAGGTACGTATGCCAGGCCATCGACAGTGTGCTGCAGCAAACTTATAAGGATTTTGAGTTTATAGTGATCGACGATGGATCAACGGACCGTTCTGCTGACCTTATTGCGTCTTTCAGCGATTCGCGCCTGCATTATCTAAGACAGCGGCACTCGGGAATCAGTGCGGCTATGAATCATGGCCTTCAAGTCGCTTCCGGTCAGTATATTGCGCGGTTGGATTCCGATGATATCTGGCTGCCTCAGATGCTTGCAAGTCAGATCGCCATCCTTGAAAAAGAAACGGATATTGGCGTTGCATACGCAAAGGCACAGCAGATCGACGAGACCGGAAACAGAATGACGGAGGTCAGAGGAAAAGAGATGCATTTTCCAGGGGATAGTCTGAAGAGCATGCTCTTTGAAGATTTCACCTGCAACATCACTGTAGTCGCACGACGTGGCTGTTTTGCGCTTGCTGGACCCTATGATACATCGCTGCATGGAAATGAAGATTGGGACATGTGGCTGCAAATCGCCAAGCATTGTAAATTTAAATTCAATAATCAGATTTTGGCCTTTTTCAGAAGTCATTCTGGTAATATTACTAAAAACACGTCGCCATTTTTCGATAAAATCCTTGAAAGCAGAATTCATGTGCTCGATAAAGCTTTTGCAGATGGATATATCTCTTCAAAATATATGAATTTAAAGCCGATAGCATACAGTAATGTTTATATCAGTGTCGGATGTCATTTGCTTATAGCTTCCAAATATAATAAAACCCTAAGCGCTTTTATAAATTCGCTTAATGTTAATGCATTTAGTGCAAAAATATTGATTCGTATTATATTCTTAGTATTCACGATTTGTGCAAAAAAAATGTTTTAA
- a CDS encoding hypothetical protein (Evidence 5 : Unknown function): protein MLAHQNTVVRIDLFARSAEDPAPASLTVADRADKTDAGTRVDVLKKISSLNDLLVGRWTHSSLPAQPVSELKFYFEHANLSEFWIAVN from the coding sequence GTGCTTGCACACCAGAACACTGTCGTTCGCATCGACCTCTTCGCGCGGAGTGCAGAAGACCCCGCCCCGGCCAGTCTCACCGTCGCCGACAGGGCGGACAAGACGGATGCAGGGACCCGGGTAGACGTGCTGAAGAAGATTTCATCCTTGAATGACCTGCTCGTTGGCAGATGGACGCATTCTTCTCTCCCGGCCCAGCCAGTCAGCGAGCTCAAGTTCTATTTCGAGCATGCCAACCTGAGCGAGTTCTGGATTGCAGTGAATTGA
- the bfmBAB gene encoding 2-oxoisovalerate dehydrogenase subunit beta, translated as MQQLGMGQAINRALREEMLRDPDVFLAGEGIGTGIHHSPMLPTAGLLKEFGPGRVKDTPVSEAAIAGLAVGASVAGLRPVVEIMFNPFFTLASDMIVNHAAKLRYLSGGKSSFPLVVRMKSGAGIGAGCQHSHNLEAWVAHCPGLKVVMPATAADAKGLLKSAIRDPNPVIFIEDIMLYFVPGAVPEEEYLIPIGKADVKRQGKDVTVATWSKMLGVAMKAADQLARDGIEIEIVDLRTLVPLDKDTLLGSIRKTGRLVVLHEATRTGGFAGEVAALAMEEAFESLKAPLRRVTGPDIPVPASPPLERFYMPDEEKLIAAVKDILK; from the coding sequence ATGCAGCAATTAGGAATGGGACAAGCTATCAATCGGGCCTTGAGGGAAGAAATGTTGCGGGATCCTGATGTTTTTTTGGCGGGCGAGGGCATCGGAACAGGCATCCATCACAGCCCGATGCTTCCAACCGCTGGGTTGCTCAAAGAATTCGGCCCGGGGCGGGTGAAGGACACCCCGGTTTCAGAGGCAGCCATCGCAGGATTGGCGGTCGGCGCTTCAGTAGCCGGATTGAGGCCTGTGGTGGAAATCATGTTCAATCCGTTCTTTACCCTGGCTTCGGATATGATCGTCAATCACGCGGCCAAGCTGCGCTACCTGTCCGGCGGGAAATCATCCTTTCCGCTGGTGGTGCGGATGAAAAGCGGCGCCGGAATCGGCGCCGGCTGTCAACACTCCCACAACCTCGAAGCATGGGTGGCGCACTGCCCGGGGTTGAAGGTGGTCATGCCCGCTACGGCCGCAGATGCCAAAGGGCTTCTCAAGTCCGCCATCAGGGACCCCAATCCCGTTATTTTCATCGAAGACATAATGCTTTACTTTGTTCCTGGAGCGGTACCTGAAGAGGAGTACCTGATCCCTATCGGCAAGGCCGATGTCAAGCGGCAGGGGAAGGATGTCACCGTGGCGACATGGTCCAAGATGCTGGGTGTGGCCATGAAGGCAGCCGATCAGCTAGCCCGTGATGGCATCGAGATAGAGATCGTCGATTTGCGCACCCTGGTGCCCCTGGACAAGGACACGCTCCTTGGTTCTATTCGCAAGACCGGCCGACTGGTCGTATTGCACGAGGCCACGCGCACCGGCGGCTTTGCAGGTGAAGTAGCGGCGCTGGCCATGGAAGAGGCCTTTGAAAGCCTGAAGGCTCCGTTGCGGCGGGTGACCGGGCCGGATATACCTGTACCCGCCAGTCCGCCGCTCGAGCGCTTTTACATGCCTGATGAAGAAAAATTGATTGCAGCCGTAAAAGACATACTCAAGTAA
- the acoA gene encoding Acetoin:2,6-dichlorophenolindophenol oxidoreductase subunit alpha: MQISKQKKLEMLRSLLLSRKFEEALTELCKIENKIPGMMILCTGQEAVGAGVCAALEMEDVIITNHRSHSHLLAKGADPKMLMAEIYGKKTGCNKGKSGTLHLAVPEINAPCTTTVVGGGPPIAVGRAFAQQYRKEKNVTVCFIGDGATNEGSFHEAVNLASLWSLPVLFVCENNLYAGAQRYDEHTKIHNIAERAAGYAIPGVVVDGNDALAVYTSAVEARARAVAGEGPTLIEYKTYRWRGHGESDLQLYQPKEEIKAWQAMCPIPKLRDELLAEGLISPDELGEMESRMDVIVKDAIRFAEESPYPEPHEALQDVFA, from the coding sequence ATGCAGATATCGAAGCAGAAAAAGCTGGAGATGCTCCGATCGTTGCTGCTTTCCCGCAAGTTCGAGGAGGCGCTGACGGAGCTCTGTAAGATCGAAAATAAGATCCCGGGAATGATGATTCTGTGCACGGGGCAGGAGGCGGTGGGCGCAGGGGTGTGCGCCGCACTTGAAATGGAGGATGTCATTATCACCAATCACCGCAGCCACAGCCACTTGCTGGCCAAGGGGGCCGACCCCAAAATGCTGATGGCCGAAATTTACGGCAAAAAAACCGGTTGCAACAAGGGGAAAAGCGGCACGCTGCATCTCGCGGTTCCGGAAATAAACGCGCCCTGCACGACAACCGTTGTGGGCGGTGGGCCGCCCATAGCGGTCGGCAGGGCCTTTGCCCAGCAGTACAGAAAGGAAAAAAACGTCACCGTCTGCTTCATCGGCGACGGCGCGACCAACGAGGGCTCTTTTCACGAAGCCGTAAACCTTGCGAGCCTCTGGTCCCTTCCAGTCCTGTTTGTGTGTGAAAACAATCTTTACGCAGGCGCGCAGCGCTATGACGAACATACCAAGATCCACAATATTGCGGAGCGGGCGGCCGGTTACGCTATTCCCGGGGTCGTGGTGGATGGCAACGATGCGCTGGCGGTATATACATCGGCTGTGGAAGCCAGGGCGCGTGCGGTTGCCGGCGAGGGACCGACGCTCATCGAATATAAAACCTATCGGTGGCGCGGGCATGGCGAAAGCGACCTCCAACTCTATCAGCCCAAGGAAGAGATCAAGGCGTGGCAGGCAATGTGCCCCATTCCGAAACTGCGCGATGAATTGCTCGCCGAGGGGCTCATCAGCCCGGATGAACTGGGGGAAATGGAGAGCCGCATGGATGTCATTGTGAAGGATGCGATCCGCTTTGCCGAGGAGAGCCCCTATCCCGAACCCCACGAAGCCCTCCAGGATGTTTTTGCCTAA
- a CDS encoding transposase (fragment): MDESFCVCSLERAPRRYPKPGIFNTDQGSQYTGAAFTGVLSDHGITISMDGKGRAADNIMVERLWRSLK; this comes from the coding sequence ATGGATGAGAGCTTCTGCGTGTGCAGCCTCGAGCGGGCTCCGAGACGGTATCCGAAGCCGGGGATTTTCAACACGGATCAGGGATCGCAGTATACCGGAGCCGCTTTTACCGGGGTGTTAAGCGACCACGGAATCACAATCAGCATGGACGGCAAAGGGCGTGCGGCAGACAATATCATGGTCGAACGTCTATGGCGCTCGCTGAAGTAG
- a CDS encoding hypothetical protein (Evidence 5 : Unknown function), with protein MKPKTSNTQLPNENPMVVKSGRRPKQMAQSRLLKPADLSLEVVVLLFAGMAMLILGLLLFPVYAGILPYYENGLFGMMLVAFAPRSYPWERPLSGTYRDRQYRFTVESSSRRWGLSPASFQASWGRFPASF; from the coding sequence ATGAAGCCTAAAACGAGCAACACACAGCTGCCCAACGAAAATCCGATGGTGGTCAAGAGCGGGAGAAGGCCGAAGCAGATGGCGCAATCCAGGCTTTTAAAACCGGCCGACCTTTCCCTTGAGGTCGTTGTCCTTCTGTTTGCGGGAATGGCCATGCTTATCCTGGGCCTTCTCCTGTTTCCGGTATACGCAGGTATTCTCCCTTACTATGAAAACGGTCTTTTCGGCATGATGCTCGTCGCATTCGCCCCCAGATCCTATCCATGGGAAAGACCCCTTTCGGGGACATACAGAGATCGGCAGTATCGGTTCACTGTGGAGTCATCGTCGCGGCGGTGGGGATTGTCACCTGCTTCATTCCAGGCCTCTTGGGGACGGTTCCCCGCATCCTTCTGA
- a CDS encoding conserved hypothetical protein (Evidence 4 : Unknown function but conserved in other organisms), whose protein sequence is MMKSGSYFISREKFSLFMKGAAMNNEEGVYVFFETDAGVAKLLPPPLALASPETPLGYIYIVNIKEPTFAPWYMEGGLGVTARYGEQVGIYFFSLQLSGPGALMGAFSGREGSGLPKKLCDKIVVERIEDSAHAFIERHSVRLVDVELEIGKYNDPGMDVMQAGKALGAEEQGGCLLHKYQMGGKSGITNMSLIYYDSPTVYHTWEPATAAVRLASSVDDPWAEIPVVRVLGGAYSINSNRVTNVYELKAYTDEEAMEVMCYLYSGRYDRCCLCKGHQHYEA, encoded by the coding sequence ATGATGAAAAGCGGAAGTTATTTCATCTCGCGGGAAAAGTTTAGTCTCTTCATGAAGGGCGCCGCGATGAACAATGAGGAAGGCGTCTATGTGTTTTTTGAGACCGATGCAGGCGTGGCGAAGCTTCTTCCCCCGCCGCTGGCACTGGCCTCTCCCGAAACCCCTCTCGGATACATCTACATCGTGAATATCAAGGAGCCGACATTCGCCCCCTGGTACATGGAAGGCGGGCTCGGCGTCACTGCCAGGTACGGCGAACAGGTGGGCATTTACTTTTTCAGTCTGCAGCTCAGTGGCCCAGGGGCGTTGATGGGTGCGTTTTCTGGCCGCGAAGGCTCCGGACTTCCCAAAAAGCTCTGCGACAAGATCGTGGTAGAGAGGATCGAGGATAGCGCGCACGCATTTATCGAGCGCCATAGCGTCAGGCTTGTGGACGTAGAGCTGGAGATCGGCAAATACAATGACCCGGGCATGGATGTCATGCAGGCCGGCAAAGCGCTGGGTGCCGAGGAGCAGGGCGGCTGTCTTTTGCATAAATACCAGATGGGCGGAAAATCCGGTATCACCAACATGAGCCTCATTTACTACGACAGCCCAACAGTATATCACACGTGGGAACCGGCCACCGCAGCGGTAAGGTTGGCATCGTCCGTTGACGATCCGTGGGCGGAGATCCCTGTCGTACGGGTGCTCGGGGGTGCGTACAGCATCAATTCCAACCGGGTGACAAATGTCTATGAGCTGAAAGCGTATACCGATGAGGAAGCCATGGAGGTCATGTGTTACCTGTATTCGGGCCGCTATGACCGCTGCTGCCTCTGCAAAGGGCATCAGCATTATGAAGCCTAA
- a CDS encoding Short-chain dehydrogenase/reductase: MTGYYEGKVAAVTGGASGIGLALVEAMLEMGAGAMTLADINEANLAKHVERLSAQYPGKVKGVRTDVTREESVKAMVDRAAAFGGGRLDLLFNNAGLGLGGAFDDLGNEDWAKAFAINFYGALYGVRAALPYMKAQKDGHILNTASGVAFVNFPLQSMYAATKAALLGMTNSLRFEYWDDGIRFSTVIPGTVATAIWAAGAPSNAITPEECAAAVLKGASENKRVIFVTEDDRSGCVNMALAAAYMPTADAALTTYLLGVAKARKAGDFTAI; encoded by the coding sequence ATGACAGGCTACTATGAAGGGAAGGTTGCGGCAGTTACGGGCGGGGCCTCGGGGATCGGGCTGGCGCTGGTGGAGGCCATGCTTGAGATGGGGGCCGGGGCTATGACCCTGGCCGACATCAATGAGGCCAATCTGGCGAAACACGTGGAGCGCCTCAGCGCGCAGTATCCCGGGAAGGTGAAGGGAGTGCGGACAGATGTGACCCGGGAGGAGAGCGTCAAAGCCATGGTGGACAGAGCGGCTGCATTTGGCGGCGGCAGGCTGGACCTGCTGTTCAACAATGCCGGGCTGGGCCTGGGAGGCGCTTTCGATGACCTGGGCAACGAGGACTGGGCAAAGGCCTTCGCCATCAACTTCTATGGGGCCCTTTACGGCGTCCGCGCGGCCCTCCCCTATATGAAGGCCCAGAAAGACGGCCATATCCTGAATACCGCCTCCGGCGTTGCCTTTGTCAATTTCCCCCTGCAGAGTATGTATGCGGCCACAAAAGCGGCATTACTGGGCATGACCAACTCGCTCCGCTTTGAATACTGGGACGACGGCATCCGGTTTTCCACTGTCATCCCCGGCACCGTGGCCACTGCAATCTGGGCTGCCGGGGCCCCTTCAAACGCCATCACGCCGGAGGAATGCGCGGCGGCGGTCCTCAAGGGCGCGTCGGAGAACAAACGTGTCATTTTTGTCACCGAAGACGATCGGAGCGGTTGTGTTAACATGGCCCTGGCGGCTGCCTACATGCCGACCGCGGACGCAGCGTTGACCACCTATTTGCTGGGTGTGGCGAAGGCCAGAAAGGCCGGGGACTTCACGGCCATATGA
- a CDS encoding NADH oxidase — MYELLNSPVAIGRLTLKNRVAMTAMGTNLGAPGGGVSDDIIAFYEERARGGLGLIITEITRVMDGHGAGMPNQLALRTFSDAVGMERLANTIHKYDAKIFVQLQHPGREAHQAMLGEPCVGPSEVMCRVTREMPRALTTRECEEIVERFVSGAMLAQMAGIDGIELHCAHGYLLGEFLSPHTNKRTDKYGGSFENRMRIVVEIMAGIRSRCGPFFPLCVRISAEEFLDDGVGLPDGVEIARALERAGADCIDVSCGIYESPVPACVEPGTYEQGWKKYMPAEIKKHVKIPVIGVCNIKEPHVAEELLREGAFDIAGVARGHLADPEWCGKAFSGRADEIRKCIGCLACFGELDRLHHIKCAVNPRTGREREYEHPKMNGNGRTVAVVGGGPAGIEAGLLLNRRGFRVVLFDRGERLGGTLNVADKGEGKEKITRLVDSLIALVEQSHIEVRLNTEADVDKVKALNPYGVFVACGASPIIPPIPGMEGNHVVTAEDVLLGRAIAKGDCVVIGSGMTGLETAEVLISAGHQVTIVEMLDSIGPGVYPSILMDVMGRIIKGGAVLLPGHKLLRVNPDGVLLEKTADGSHLDVKGETIVLAMGVRPRKDVVDAFCRGFENVRVIGDAERGARILEATAAGYGKAFVLE, encoded by the coding sequence ATGTATGAATTATTGAACAGCCCTGTCGCCATCGGCCGTCTTACGTTGAAAAACCGGGTCGCCATGACGGCCATGGGGACCAACCTTGGAGCCCCTGGAGGGGGAGTCAGCGATGACATCATCGCCTTTTACGAGGAGAGGGCAAGGGGCGGCTTAGGCCTTATCATCACGGAGATCACGCGGGTCATGGACGGCCATGGCGCGGGGATGCCCAATCAGCTCGCCCTTCGCACGTTTTCGGATGCCGTCGGGATGGAAAGGCTGGCGAATACGATCCATAAATATGACGCCAAGATCTTCGTCCAGCTTCAGCATCCGGGAAGGGAGGCCCACCAGGCGATGCTCGGCGAACCCTGCGTGGGGCCATCCGAGGTCATGTGCAGGGTCACCAGGGAAATGCCGAGGGCGCTTACGACCAGAGAATGCGAGGAGATCGTGGAGCGGTTCGTGTCCGGCGCCATGCTTGCCCAGATGGCAGGGATTGACGGGATCGAACTTCACTGCGCCCATGGGTATCTTCTGGGCGAGTTCCTCTCTCCCCATACCAACAAACGAACCGATAAATATGGAGGCAGTTTTGAAAACCGGATGCGCATCGTTGTGGAGATCATGGCGGGGATTCGGAGTCGCTGCGGACCGTTCTTCCCCCTATGCGTGCGCATCAGTGCAGAAGAATTCCTCGATGACGGGGTCGGCCTACCGGACGGCGTGGAAATCGCCAGGGCGCTTGAAAGGGCCGGCGCGGACTGCATCGATGTCAGCTGCGGCATATACGAAAGCCCTGTACCGGCATGCGTTGAGCCGGGTACCTATGAACAGGGATGGAAGAAATACATGCCGGCCGAGATCAAGAAGCATGTGAAAATCCCGGTCATCGGCGTGTGCAACATCAAAGAGCCCCATGTGGCGGAAGAACTCCTCAGGGAGGGCGCCTTCGATATCGCAGGGGTTGCCCGGGGTCATTTGGCGGATCCTGAGTGGTGCGGCAAGGCCTTTTCAGGGCGTGCGGACGAGATACGAAAGTGCATCGGATGCCTGGCCTGTTTCGGCGAACTGGACCGGCTCCATCACATCAAGTGTGCGGTGAACCCGCGCACAGGACGGGAGAGGGAGTATGAGCATCCGAAGATGAACGGGAACGGACGTACGGTCGCCGTCGTGGGCGGAGGGCCTGCGGGAATCGAGGCCGGCCTCCTCCTCAACAGGAGGGGATTTCGCGTGGTCCTCTTCGATCGAGGGGAGAGGCTCGGGGGCACGTTGAATGTGGCGGACAAGGGTGAGGGTAAGGAAAAGATCACGCGGCTGGTGGATTCCCTGATCGCCTTGGTGGAGCAAAGCCATATCGAGGTGAGGCTCAATACCGAGGCCGACGTGGATAAGGTCAAGGCGCTGAACCCCTATGGCGTGTTCGTGGCCTGCGGAGCGTCACCGATCATTCCTCCCATCCCGGGTATGGAGGGCAACCATGTGGTAACTGCGGAGGATGTGCTCCTCGGGAGGGCTATCGCAAAGGGCGACTGCGTGGTCATCGGTTCTGGCATGACAGGCCTCGAAACCGCAGAAGTATTGATATCGGCGGGTCATCAGGTGACGATCGTGGAGATGCTCGACAGCATAGGTCCGGGGGTATATCCCTCGATACTCATGGACGTCATGGGTCGCATTATCAAAGGCGGCGCTGTCCTGTTGCCGGGGCATAAGCTGCTTCGCGTCAACCCTGACGGGGTTTTGCTCGAAAAAACCGCTGACGGAAGCCATCTGGATGTCAAAGGAGAAACCATCGTGCTGGCGATGGGTGTGAGGCCGAGAAAAGATGTTGTGGATGCCTTTTGCAGGGGTTTTGAGAATGTCCGCGTAATCGGGGATGCAGAGAGGGGGGCTCGGATACTCGAGGCCACGGCAGCGGGATACGGCAAAGCCTTTGTACTTGAATAG
- a CDS encoding hypothetical protein (Evidence 5 : Unknown function): protein MKSDSKDLRGSEWMLQAAYQTTFLFKTSNIFWTLAAKLAYIFIPTPGKVPTWTQPTYSRHDLSYCSDLNGACPSIRCRR, encoded by the coding sequence GTGAAGTCCGATTCGAAAGACCTGAGGGGCAGCGAATGGATGCTCCAGGCCGCGTATCAGACGACCTTTCTCTTCAAGACGTCGAATATCTTCTGGACCCTCGCAGCGAAGCTGGCCTACATCTTTATCCCCACGCCGGGGAAAGTCCCGACCTGGACGCAGCCTACATATTCACGGCACGATTTGTCGTATTGTTCTGATCTGAATGGCGCCTGCCCGTCGATTCGGTGCAGGCGGTGA
- a CDS encoding hypothetical protein (Evidence 5 : Unknown function), whose amino-acid sequence MVWEGECREAFPYQDSGVIGYFQYAHTAADSVMVNDYMGAGFNGVGLVPGRSYDTINLGMAWSSLNDVPGQAAFSTTM is encoded by the coding sequence GTGGTGTGGGAGGGCGAATGTCGTGAGGCCTTCCCCTATCAAGATTCCGGGGTCATCGGGTATTTTCAATATGCCCATACAGCTGCGGATTCAGTGATGGTGAACGACTATATGGGTGCTGGATTCAACGGGGTCGGTCTGGTGCCCGGACGGTCTTACGATACCATCAATTTGGGTATGGCGTGGTCCAGCCTGAACGACGTTCCGGGGCAGGCGGCTTTTTCTACCACCATGTGA
- a CDS encoding conserved hypothetical protein (Evidence 4 : Unknown function but conserved in other organisms) produces the protein MAIDSAEGLVAKLQSDESLRGELKKAESEADFLEIAKKMGYNVSVDEFKKAMVKRFHPKGGELSDQQLDQVAGGLPVVGIDYYEDYYFVKIGIE, from the coding sequence ATGGCTATCGACAGTGCAGAAGGGCTCGTTGCAAAGCTCCAGTCGGATGAATCGCTTCGCGGGGAGCTCAAGAAGGCCGAGTCAGAAGCTGACTTCCTTGAGATTGCCAAAAAAATGGGATATAACGTCAGCGTCGATGAATTCAAGAAAGCGATGGTAAAGAGGTTTCATCCCAAGGGCGGAGAACTTTCCGATCAACAGCTTGACCAAGTGGCCGGAGGCCTTCCTGTCGTCGGAATCGACTATTATGAGGACTATTATTTTGTAAAGATAGGAATAGAGTGA
- a CDS encoding conserved hypothetical protein (Evidence 4 : Unknown function but conserved in other organisms) — translation MRWASDGEENGNIAFRIEKDRMVLIYRFQLDGGEWENVKEMVHFDRTPCNYGGYRPWFICPRCGRRVAILYGAAKYFLCRHCYDLTYSSQNEGHFQRMARRAQNIRERLGSPDAAGLDIPRPKGMHQRTYEKLLTQVVKYENLGWSALAMKIGRR, via the coding sequence ATGAGATGGGCATCTGACGGAGAAGAGAACGGAAATATTGCTTTCCGGATCGAAAAGGACCGGATGGTTTTAATTTACCGATTTCAGCTCGATGGCGGCGAATGGGAAAACGTCAAAGAGATGGTCCATTTTGACAGAACGCCATGCAACTATGGAGGTTACCGACCTTGGTTCATCTGCCCAAGATGCGGTCGCCGCGTAGCCATTTTGTACGGGGCCGCAAAATACTTCTTATGCAGACATTGTTACGATTTGACATATTCCAGCCAGAATGAGGGGCACTTTCAACGGATGGCGCGTAGAGCCCAAAATATCAGGGAGCGTTTAGGTTCTCCAGATGCCGCTGGCTTGGATATCCCACGGCCGAAGGGAATGCACCAGCGGACATACGAAAAGCTTCTGACCCAAGTGGTGAAATATGAGAATCTTGGCTGGTCTGCACTTGCCATGAAAATAGGCCGGCGGTGA
- a CDS encoding hypothetical protein (Evidence 5 : Unknown function), whose protein sequence is MFLFTRRHIIKILRSLLSLLGKSLSIIRPGRKNPRKRWSKLKIATMAYKSIA, encoded by the coding sequence GTGTTCCTGTTTACTCGACGACATATCATCAAAATCCTTAGAAGCCTCCTCTCGCTCCTCGGTAAGTCTTTATCGATTATCCGACCAGGCCGGAAGAATCCCAGAAAGAGGTGGTCGAAACTGAAAATCGCCACTATGGCCTATAAGTCCATAGCTTAA
- a CDS encoding conserved exported hypothetical protein (Evidence 4 : Unknown function but conserved in other organisms) produces the protein MRYIRVFAILLVSVSLIGCASGMKYGEFQTKITSSNPDTGRIFFYRPSALGAALRPDIVLNNEKVGEAISHGFFYVDRQPGEYQVVTSTEVERKLSFILDRGQTRYIRFSTSFGFFVGHVYGELVDPDVGMKEIQDCKYTGTF, from the coding sequence ATGAGGTACATTCGGGTATTTGCCATTTTATTAGTTTCAGTCAGCCTGATTGGATGCGCAAGCGGTATGAAATACGGTGAATTTCAGACTAAGATCACAAGCTCAAATCCTGACACTGGCAGGATTTTCTTTTATCGACCGTCCGCGCTTGGCGCCGCCCTTCGGCCAGACATCGTGTTGAATAATGAGAAAGTCGGTGAGGCTATTTCCCATGGATTCTTCTACGTTGACCGACAGCCTGGTGAATACCAAGTGGTTACGTCCACTGAGGTGGAACGCAAATTGAGCTTTATTCTTGATAGAGGCCAAACTAGGTATATTCGCTTTTCCACTAGCTTCGGCTTTTTTGTCGGACACGTTTACGGAGAACTTGTAGACCCTGATGTGGGGATGAAAGAGATTCAAGATTGTAAGTACACGGGGACATTCTAA
- the cas gene encoding CRISPR-associated endoribonuclease Cas2, which produces MSSTADHLYIVSYDVSEPHRWRKVYKTLRGYGEWLQLSIFQCRLGRKRLLQMEAMLSEYLNHDEDHLLILDMGPADAVKPLVKSIGKPFEPVTRRALIV; this is translated from the coding sequence ATGAGTTCAACTGCAGATCATCTTTACATTGTGAGCTATGACGTCAGCGAGCCGCATCGTTGGCGCAAGGTGTACAAAACGCTACGAGGATATGGTGAATGGCTTCAGCTATCAATTTTTCAGTGCCGACTTGGCCGAAAACGCCTCCTGCAGATGGAGGCTATGCTAAGCGAATATCTAAACCATGACGAAGATCACCTCTTGATCCTCGACATGGGACCCGCAGATGCTGTAAAACCACTTGTCAAGAGCATTGGCAAACCATTTGAACCTGTCACGCGCAGGGCGCTGATTGTTTAA